In the Myxococcus fulvus genome, one interval contains:
- a CDS encoding NAD(+) kinase, which produces MFEKILLVTRRTRLAGLVERFNTKKQARFYVENAGQDFDEFEREDQAYARSVDRLRDSLDVGLPVQQVDRSLVPTFLFTGKEIVVVAGQDGLVANVAKYVGEQPLVGVNPDPDRFDGVLLPYEVPGARAAVRKVLEGKARTRGVTLAEARLEDGQRLLAFNDLFIGARTHVSARYRLSHGGQEEAQSSSGVLVSTGAGSSGWLSSVFTLARALTARTGGVPGEAWRLSWEEPRLAFVVREPFVSRNSSAELVGGFVTPEQELVLESRMPSGGVIFSDGMEEDFLAFGAGARAHIRPAKQRARLVMA; this is translated from the coding sequence ATGTTCGAGAAGATTCTCCTGGTCACCCGCCGCACGCGGCTGGCGGGGCTGGTGGAGCGCTTCAACACGAAGAAGCAGGCCAGGTTCTACGTGGAGAACGCGGGGCAGGACTTCGACGAGTTCGAGCGCGAGGACCAGGCCTATGCGCGCTCGGTGGACCGGCTGCGCGACTCGCTGGACGTGGGGCTGCCGGTACAGCAGGTGGACCGGAGCCTCGTGCCCACCTTCCTCTTCACCGGGAAGGAGATTGTCGTCGTCGCCGGGCAGGACGGGCTGGTGGCCAACGTGGCCAAGTACGTGGGGGAGCAGCCGCTGGTGGGCGTGAACCCGGACCCGGACCGCTTCGACGGCGTGCTCCTGCCCTATGAAGTCCCGGGCGCCCGGGCCGCGGTGCGCAAGGTGCTGGAGGGCAAGGCGCGCACGCGCGGCGTCACGCTGGCGGAGGCGCGGCTGGAGGACGGGCAGCGGCTGCTCGCCTTCAATGACCTGTTCATCGGCGCCCGCACGCACGTGTCGGCGCGCTACCGGCTGAGTCACGGAGGACAGGAGGAGGCGCAGTCGTCCAGTGGGGTGCTGGTGTCCACCGGCGCGGGCTCCAGCGGGTGGCTGTCCTCCGTCTTCACGCTGGCGCGGGCGCTCACCGCGCGCACGGGCGGCGTGCCGGGCGAGGCCTGGCGGCTGTCGTGGGAGGAGCCCCGGCTGGCCTTCGTGGTGCGCGAGCCCTTCGTCAGCCGCAACTCGAGCGCGGAACTGGTGGGCGGCTTCGTGACGCCCGAGCAGGAGCTGGTGCTGGAGTCGCGGATGCCGTCGGGGGGCGTCATCTTCAGCGACGGGATGGAGGAGGACTTCCTCGCGTTCGGCGCGGGGGCCCGCGCCCACATCCGTCCGGCGAAGCAGCGCGCGCGGCTGGTGATGGCCTAG
- a CDS encoding metallophosphoesterase family protein, with translation MRIAVISDLHLGRRDVADHFGHEDTAFLRFLRGLEGNFERIVLLGDIFETLTSRTPGRQAAELAAARAAHPELVRRFARPQYHYIHGNHDLVAGTVLGAPEQLVLEADGVRMLFTHGHHHDWVIRKARWLSEAAVWTGAWLRRMRLHAMFRMFQALDVRMTHATPDPERCTFQRWALARAHEEQADIVVTGHTHLGMKVEHGSRLFLNSGTCSEGQFSFLSLDTRAGRYALHTSW, from the coding sequence ATGCGCATCGCGGTGATTTCGGACCTGCACCTGGGCAGACGCGACGTGGCGGACCACTTCGGCCACGAGGACACGGCCTTCCTGCGCTTCCTGCGGGGGCTGGAGGGCAACTTCGAGCGCATCGTCCTGCTGGGGGACATCTTCGAGACGCTCACCTCCAGGACCCCGGGCCGGCAGGCGGCCGAGCTGGCGGCCGCTCGCGCCGCCCATCCGGAGCTGGTCCGGCGCTTCGCCCGGCCCCAGTACCACTACATCCACGGCAACCACGACCTGGTGGCGGGCACGGTGCTGGGGGCACCCGAGCAGCTGGTGCTGGAGGCGGACGGGGTGCGGATGCTCTTCACCCACGGTCACCACCACGACTGGGTCATCCGCAAGGCGCGCTGGCTGTCGGAGGCCGCGGTGTGGACGGGCGCGTGGCTCCGTCGCATGCGGCTGCACGCGATGTTCCGCATGTTCCAGGCGCTGGATGTCCGGATGACGCACGCGACGCCGGACCCGGAGCGCTGCACCTTCCAGCGCTGGGCCCTGGCTCGCGCCCACGAAGAGCAGGCGGACATCGTCGTCACGGGCCACACCCACCTGGGCATGAAGGTGGAGCACGGCAGCCGGCTGTTCCTCAACAGCGGCACCTGCTCGGAGGGGCAGTTCTCCTTCCTCAGCCTGGACACCCGCGCGGGCCGCTACGCGCTGCACACCTCCTGGTAG
- a CDS encoding serine/threonine-protein kinase yields MDRLDVPVPAPVEEVFFGKYRILQRLAAGGMAHIFLASIDGPDGFSKPCVIKRVLPEYANLEAFSRMFADEAKVAALLTHPNIVQVFDFGKIDGQYYLAMEWIQGQSLDRVLRHAWKSAFPLGQRVAVDVGIAVADALAYAHSKTLPDGTPLKLVHRDVTPGNVLVSRDGIVKLADFGIVKSAVNVERTSVGVVKGKYAYMSPEQITNRELDHRSDLFSLGIVLYEASTGKRLFKRETVEQTIVAATQVQVTPPSQVSPGFAPELERIILRLLEKEPDARYQSARELAMDLERFRASQHWTSGGRELASLVTSLFPADRPGNTGAALAAFSGASGSGMSSGHMSPLDDVQGLRPGPPVEERTSATLHSPPPGPLPVGEPPFPWPVVLTAGAAVCASALFWYFVA; encoded by the coding sequence TTGGACAGGCTCGACGTGCCGGTGCCGGCCCCCGTGGAAGAGGTCTTCTTCGGGAAGTACAGAATCCTCCAGCGGCTCGCCGCGGGGGGGATGGCGCACATCTTCCTGGCCTCCATCGACGGTCCGGACGGCTTCTCCAAGCCGTGTGTCATCAAGCGGGTGCTGCCGGAGTACGCCAACCTGGAGGCGTTCAGCCGGATGTTCGCGGACGAGGCGAAGGTGGCCGCGCTGCTGACGCATCCGAACATCGTGCAGGTCTTCGACTTCGGGAAGATTGATGGCCAGTACTACCTGGCCATGGAGTGGATCCAGGGCCAGTCGTTGGACCGCGTGCTTCGGCACGCGTGGAAGTCGGCCTTCCCGCTGGGGCAGCGGGTGGCGGTGGACGTGGGCATCGCGGTGGCGGACGCGCTGGCGTACGCGCACTCGAAGACGCTGCCGGACGGCACGCCGCTGAAGCTGGTGCACCGGGACGTGACGCCGGGCAACGTGCTGGTGTCGCGTGACGGCATCGTCAAGCTGGCGGACTTCGGCATCGTCAAGAGCGCGGTCAACGTGGAGCGCACCAGCGTCGGGGTGGTGAAGGGCAAGTACGCGTACATGTCCCCGGAGCAGATAACGAACCGGGAGCTGGACCACCGCTCGGACCTGTTCTCGCTGGGCATCGTCCTCTACGAGGCCTCCACCGGCAAACGCCTGTTCAAGCGCGAGACGGTGGAGCAGACCATCGTCGCCGCCACCCAGGTGCAGGTGACGCCTCCGTCACAGGTGTCACCGGGTTTCGCGCCGGAGCTGGAGCGCATCATCCTGCGGCTGTTGGAGAAGGAGCCGGACGCGCGCTACCAGAGCGCTCGCGAGCTGGCGATGGACCTGGAGCGCTTCCGCGCGTCGCAGCACTGGACGTCGGGCGGGCGTGAGCTGGCGTCGCTGGTGACGTCGCTGTTCCCCGCGGACCGACCCGGGAACACGGGCGCGGCGCTGGCCGCCTTCAGCGGGGCCTCCGGCAGCGGCATGTCCTCCGGCCACATGTCACCCCTGGACGACGTGCAGGGCCTGCGCCCCGGGCCTCCGGTGGAGGAGCGCACGTCGGCCACGCTGCACAGTCCGCCTCCCGGGCCCCTGCCCGTGGGCGAGCCGCCCTTTCCCTGGCCCGTCGTCTTGACGGCCGGAGCCGCCGTCTGTGCCAGTGCCCTGTTCTGGTACTTCGTCGCCTGA
- a CDS encoding imm11 family protein → MFRRLTQALRLLARRIPGPASSEGTPRIGAAPSEETPDRPRRASAARRAPPRTARAARYFDLHDDFRHPARRELSDPVSVEGRKLNSVWFFTSGAPVLQRGRLKLTVEPPGRPLDFSLAGAGLTPVVHATVASVFRELAPDDVQLLPVEVEGESEPYFILVATRLMRCIDERACAEVAHYTAQDAPPERVGHYRTVKGLRIDPEKTGGARVLRTWGWPVSLIVSEGIKQALEHAGVSGVRFAEVTKPPPARRNPRRKSRRKPRGE, encoded by the coding sequence ATGTTCAGGCGGCTCACCCAGGCGCTCCGGCTGCTCGCGCGGCGCATTCCGGGTCCGGCCTCCTCCGAAGGGACTCCACGCATCGGCGCGGCACCTTCCGAGGAGACCCCGGACAGGCCCCGCCGCGCGTCCGCCGCGCGGCGAGCTCCCCCGAGGACGGCCCGCGCCGCCCGCTACTTCGACCTGCACGACGACTTCCGCCACCCGGCCCGTCGCGAGCTGAGCGACCCGGTGTCCGTGGAGGGGCGGAAGCTGAACTCCGTCTGGTTCTTCACCTCGGGCGCCCCGGTGCTCCAGCGGGGGCGGCTGAAGCTCACCGTCGAGCCCCCGGGCCGTCCCCTGGACTTCTCACTGGCCGGTGCGGGCTTGACCCCCGTGGTCCACGCCACCGTGGCCTCCGTCTTCCGGGAGCTGGCCCCGGACGACGTGCAGTTGCTCCCCGTGGAGGTGGAGGGCGAGAGCGAGCCGTACTTCATCCTCGTCGCCACCCGGCTGATGCGCTGTATCGACGAGCGCGCCTGCGCGGAGGTCGCCCACTACACCGCCCAGGACGCCCCTCCCGAGCGCGTGGGCCACTACCGCACCGTGAAGGGCCTGCGCATCGACCCGGAGAAGACCGGCGGCGCCCGCGTCCTGCGCACCTGGGGCTGGCCCGTCAGCCTCATCGTCTCCGAGGGCATCAAGCAGGCCCTGGAGCACGCGGGCGTCAGCGGCGTGCGCTTCGCCGAGGTGACGAAGCCGCCCCCCGCCCGACGCAACCCCCGTCGCAAGAGCCGGCGCAAACCTCGCGGCGAATGA
- a CDS encoding PTS sugar transporter subunit IIA, whose translation MVGLVVASHGRLAEELVSTAEQIVGKLPAVATCNIEPGTPVEELRAKMKQAVSRVDTGDGVIILADLFGGTPCKESLMMCQRMNLEVLAGVNLPMLLKANSLRSEQMTLPEMANQLASYGQRNITCASALLREAQQQPRT comes from the coding sequence ATGGTCGGCCTCGTCGTCGCATCGCACGGGCGTTTGGCGGAGGAGCTGGTCTCCACCGCGGAACAGATCGTGGGGAAGCTCCCCGCGGTGGCAACCTGCAACATCGAGCCGGGGACTCCCGTCGAGGAGCTCCGCGCGAAGATGAAGCAGGCGGTGTCGCGCGTGGACACGGGTGATGGCGTCATCATCCTCGCGGACCTGTTCGGAGGTACGCCCTGTAAGGAGTCGCTGATGATGTGTCAGCGCATGAACCTGGAGGTCCTGGCGGGCGTCAACCTGCCCATGCTCCTCAAGGCCAACTCGCTTCGCTCCGAGCAGATGACCCTCCCGGAGATGGCCAACCAGCTCGCGTCCTATGGTCAGCGCAACATCACCTGTGCATCCGCCCTGCTTCGCGAGGCCCAGCAGCAGCCGCGAACTTGA
- a CDS encoding PEGA domain-containing protein: MKQKTWIAVIVVGTLAINAMAYVVVRKRRASDVPPPPPVSGTTTAPTPPVAVPAPPSEDANEGLSRARRAAGLAALEDRDYDIAVREFTEALSLRRTPGGDLVELLRIATDLQSRERDRTRVEPPKPTREPAVTRTPPRAKPSRASSSRTSTHAKEEPPPPVLEEPRNGLLLVTSTPPGLVVQVDGKAVDMTPARLPLRPGTYRVALAQGERRLMEETVVLEEDGVHSLNRDVSEQLAPPTPPRPVANTAPAETPPTPPATAAPVAVKAEATGRGELDISSPSLYGEVWVNNRPYGFPPLVAQNLPAGPARVEVRVNGEVKRRMSVEVEAGRRVAVRVR, translated from the coding sequence ATGAAACAGAAGACCTGGATTGCCGTCATCGTCGTCGGAACGCTCGCCATCAACGCCATGGCGTACGTGGTGGTGCGCAAGCGCCGCGCGTCGGACGTGCCTCCTCCCCCTCCCGTCTCGGGCACCACCACCGCCCCCACGCCGCCCGTCGCCGTCCCCGCGCCGCCGTCGGAGGACGCGAACGAGGGGCTGTCCCGCGCCCGCCGCGCCGCGGGGCTCGCCGCGCTGGAGGACCGCGACTACGACATCGCCGTCCGCGAGTTCACCGAGGCCTTGAGCCTGCGCAGGACCCCCGGCGGTGACCTGGTCGAGCTCCTGCGCATCGCCACGGACCTCCAGTCCCGCGAGCGCGACCGCACGCGCGTGGAGCCGCCCAAGCCGACGCGGGAGCCCGCCGTCACGAGGACGCCGCCGCGCGCGAAGCCCTCGCGTGCGAGCTCCTCCCGCACGAGCACGCACGCCAAGGAGGAGCCGCCTCCTCCGGTGCTCGAGGAGCCGCGCAACGGACTGTTGCTGGTGACCTCCACGCCTCCGGGGCTGGTGGTGCAGGTGGACGGCAAGGCGGTGGACATGACGCCCGCGCGGCTGCCGCTGCGGCCGGGCACCTACCGCGTGGCGCTCGCGCAGGGGGAGCGCCGGTTGATGGAGGAGACGGTGGTGTTGGAGGAGGACGGCGTGCACTCCCTCAACCGGGACGTGAGCGAGCAGCTCGCGCCGCCCACCCCTCCGCGCCCCGTGGCCAACACCGCGCCCGCCGAGACGCCGCCCACGCCCCCCGCCACCGCCGCGCCCGTGGCGGTGAAGGCCGAGGCGACGGGACGGGGTGAGCTCGACATCAGCTCCCCGTCGCTCTACGGCGAGGTCTGGGTCAACAACCGCCCCTATGGCTTTCCCCCCCTCGTCGCCCAGAACCTCCCCGCCGGCCCCGCCCGCGTGGAGGTCCGCGTCAACGGCGAGGTGAAGCGTCGCATGAGCGTCGAGGTCGAAGCAGGCCGTCGTGTCGCCGTCCGGGTGCGCTGA
- a CDS encoding SPFH domain-containing protein has translation MVIGYMKAAPTSYVMQFEGGRMVREGAGLSFFYWKPSATLVSVPLSSADVPFVFNEVTRDFQAVTLQGQLTYRVADARKLSGLLDYSLSASGRYRSDDPEKLPERLVQVAQVRARTVVQGLSLRDVLVSAQTIEDQVLSSLASAEPIRALGVEVMAFSLLSAKPTPEMARALEAEAREGLQRQADEAIYARRNAAVEQERRIKESELATELAVQERQRQLREAKMAADIAVEEQRAALMERWTQNEKQAADARAYALEKTLAPVRGVDWKTLMATSASGGDPALNIALAFREMAENAQRIGELNVSPDLLNSLMSAGAGNKPPQVTAPRAPSQGRER, from the coding sequence ATGGTCATCGGCTACATGAAGGCGGCACCGACGTCGTACGTGATGCAGTTCGAGGGGGGACGGATGGTGCGGGAGGGGGCGGGGCTGTCGTTCTTCTACTGGAAGCCGTCCGCGACGCTGGTGAGCGTGCCCCTGTCGAGCGCGGATGTGCCCTTCGTGTTCAACGAGGTGACGCGGGACTTCCAGGCGGTGACGCTGCAGGGGCAGCTGACGTACCGGGTGGCGGACGCGCGCAAGCTCTCGGGGCTGTTGGACTACTCGCTGTCGGCGTCGGGGCGCTACCGCTCGGACGACCCGGAGAAGCTGCCGGAGCGGCTGGTGCAGGTGGCCCAGGTGCGGGCGCGCACGGTGGTGCAGGGGCTGAGCTTGCGCGATGTGCTGGTGAGCGCGCAGACGATTGAAGACCAAGTGCTCTCGTCGCTCGCCTCGGCCGAGCCCATCCGCGCGCTGGGGGTGGAGGTGATGGCGTTCTCGCTGCTCTCCGCCAAGCCGACGCCGGAGATGGCGCGGGCCCTGGAGGCGGAGGCGCGCGAGGGGCTGCAGCGTCAGGCGGACGAGGCCATCTACGCGCGCCGCAACGCCGCGGTGGAGCAGGAGCGGCGCATCAAGGAGAGCGAGCTGGCCACGGAGCTGGCCGTGCAGGAGCGCCAGCGGCAGCTGCGTGAGGCGAAGATGGCGGCGGACATCGCGGTGGAGGAGCAGCGCGCGGCGCTGATGGAGCGGTGGACCCAGAACGAGAAGCAGGCCGCGGACGCGCGCGCCTACGCGCTGGAGAAGACGCTGGCGCCCGTGCGCGGCGTGGACTGGAAGACGCTGATGGCCACCTCGGCGAGCGGCGGGGACCCGGCGCTCAACATCGCGCTCGCCTTCCGGGAGATGGCGGAGAACGCGCAGCGCATCGGCGAGCTGAACGTGTCGCCGGACCTGCTCAACTCGCTGATGAGCGCGGGTGCGGGGAACAAGCCTCCGCAGGTCACCGCGCCGCGCGCGCCGTCGCAGGGCCGCGAGCGCTGA
- a CDS encoding PTS sugar transporter subunit IIC, translated as MSVLWTQVALAGLWGGLVAVERKAFLQAMLSRPLVASTVMGLLLNDVPSGLGVGLLLELFFLGTANLGASLPENDTLAATATSAAACTITLASGAGSTPAIWSLAVLLFIGMGRVGRRADRLLEGYSARLARVALASAEAGDLTRAMRQNLWGMWPHFAVYGVLTALCALAGFFVEPALQALPPMLVRGLAWAWPAMASVAAAIAAQGSHARRAPLYAALGAAAVTVAVVLYVLQGHDA; from the coding sequence GTGAGCGTCCTCTGGACCCAGGTGGCGCTCGCGGGGTTGTGGGGCGGACTGGTGGCCGTGGAGCGCAAGGCGTTCCTGCAGGCCATGCTGTCGCGCCCGCTGGTGGCCTCCACCGTGATGGGGCTGCTCCTCAACGACGTGCCCTCGGGCCTGGGCGTGGGGCTGCTCCTGGAGCTGTTCTTCCTGGGCACCGCCAACCTGGGCGCGTCCCTGCCGGAGAACGACACCCTGGCGGCCACCGCCACCAGCGCGGCGGCGTGCACGATTACGCTGGCCTCGGGCGCGGGCTCCACGCCGGCCATCTGGTCCTTGGCGGTGCTGCTCTTCATCGGCATGGGCCGGGTGGGGCGGCGCGCGGACCGGCTGCTGGAGGGCTACTCGGCCCGGCTGGCGCGCGTGGCGCTGGCGTCCGCGGAGGCCGGCGACCTCACGCGCGCCATGCGGCAGAACCTGTGGGGCATGTGGCCGCACTTCGCGGTGTACGGCGTGCTGACGGCCCTGTGCGCGCTCGCGGGCTTCTTCGTGGAGCCGGCGCTCCAGGCCCTGCCGCCCATGCTGGTGCGGGGGCTGGCGTGGGCGTGGCCGGCCATGGCCTCGGTGGCGGCGGCCATCGCGGCGCAGGGCAGCCACGCCCGGCGCGCGCCCCTCTACGCGGCCCTGGGCGCCGCGGCGGTGACGGTGGCCGTGGTGCTGTACGTGCTGCAGGGGCATGACGCGTGA
- a CDS encoding PTS system mannose/fructose/sorbose family transporter subunit IID produces MSAPDTTLPWGVLLRVFMRSLFLQASWNPKGMQNLGLAYAVFPALERLYAAGAAREEAVRRHLVFFNTHPYVAAAIVGGVVFHEERICRGEETPDKVVAFKAALMGPLAALGDGFFWLSLKPAAGAVGAALVPLLGLWAVPVFLVLYNLVHLLLRVRLYWLGLTLGDRLVEAVAKANLPARGARLRTVAALCAGGLAAWLAVSFGANAGGAHAPFLAAGCLALGVASYVLVSRRVPNYVVLYLAATLACAAGAFL; encoded by the coding sequence GTGAGCGCTCCGGACACCACGCTTCCCTGGGGAGTGCTCCTGCGCGTCTTCATGCGCTCGCTCTTCCTGCAGGCGTCATGGAACCCCAAGGGCATGCAGAACCTGGGGCTGGCCTACGCGGTGTTCCCCGCGCTCGAGCGGCTGTACGCGGCGGGCGCCGCGCGCGAGGAGGCGGTGCGCCGGCACCTGGTCTTCTTCAACACGCACCCCTACGTCGCCGCGGCGATTGTCGGCGGCGTCGTCTTCCACGAGGAGCGCATCTGTCGGGGGGAGGAGACCCCGGACAAGGTGGTGGCCTTCAAGGCGGCGCTGATGGGGCCGCTGGCGGCGCTGGGGGACGGGTTCTTCTGGCTGTCGCTCAAGCCCGCGGCGGGCGCGGTGGGGGCGGCGCTGGTGCCGCTCCTGGGCCTGTGGGCGGTGCCCGTCTTCCTGGTGCTCTACAACCTGGTGCACCTGCTGCTCCGGGTGAGGTTGTACTGGCTGGGGCTCACCCTGGGGGACCGGCTGGTGGAGGCGGTGGCGAAGGCCAACCTGCCGGCCCGGGGGGCGCGGCTGCGGACGGTGGCGGCGTTGTGCGCCGGAGGCCTGGCGGCGTGGCTGGCCGTGTCCTTCGGGGCCAACGCGGGCGGGGCGCACGCGCCCTTCCTGGCGGCCGGGTGTCTGGCCCTGGGGGTTGCATCCTACGTGCTGGTCAGCCGTCGGGTGCCCAACTACGTGGTGCTCTACCTCGCGGCGACGCTGGCCTGCGCGGCGGGTGCCTTCCTTTAA
- a CDS encoding HPr family phosphocarrier protein, translating into MATVAEGTYEIINELGLHARAAAQMVKVANRFKSDVLIEAQGQRANAKSIMGVLMLAAAQGVQVKLTCKGDDAEACLQELAKLIADRFGESK; encoded by the coding sequence ATGGCAACGGTGGCCGAGGGAACATACGAGATCATCAACGAGCTGGGGCTGCACGCCCGGGCCGCGGCGCAGATGGTCAAGGTGGCCAACCGCTTCAAGAGCGACGTGCTCATCGAGGCGCAGGGACAGCGGGCCAACGCCAAGTCCATCATGGGGGTGCTGATGCTGGCGGCCGCCCAGGGGGTGCAGGTGAAGCTGACCTGTAAGGGAGATGACGCCGAGGCGTGTCTCCAGGAGTTGGCAAAGCTCATCGCCGACCGTTTTGGCGAGTCGAAGTGA
- a CDS encoding peroxiredoxin: MAKNKLLKQGDVLPDVTLTGAGNQPVRLKDLVGQKVLVVYFYPRDDSPGCTVQACGLRDQYEDFVAAGAEVVGISGDSVASHQGFAAKHRLPFVLLSDEKGQAREAFGVGTSFLGMLPGRVTFVVDRQGIVQDSFESQIRVGEHVRRALELVRSLASKSAASP, encoded by the coding sequence GTGGCGAAGAACAAGCTGCTGAAGCAGGGCGATGTGCTGCCGGACGTGACGCTGACGGGCGCGGGCAACCAGCCGGTGCGCCTGAAGGACCTGGTGGGGCAGAAGGTGCTCGTCGTCTACTTCTACCCGCGCGACGACTCACCGGGTTGTACCGTGCAGGCCTGCGGGTTGAGAGACCAGTACGAGGACTTCGTCGCGGCGGGCGCGGAGGTGGTGGGCATCAGCGGCGACTCGGTGGCGTCCCACCAGGGCTTCGCCGCCAAGCACCGCCTGCCCTTCGTGCTGCTGAGCGACGAGAAGGGCCAGGCGCGCGAGGCCTTCGGCGTGGGCACGTCGTTCCTCGGCATGCTGCCCGGCCGCGTCACCTTCGTGGTGGACCGCCAGGGCATCGTCCAGGACAGCTTCGAATCCCAGATTCGCGTGGGCGAGCATGTGCGCCGCGCGCTGGAGCTCGTCCGCTCGCTCGCCTCCAAGAGCGCCGCTTCTCCCTGA
- a CDS encoding PTS sugar transporter subunit IIB has translation MITLVRVDNRLIHGQVVEAWLPHLKVSRVVVADDEAASSPLIRAAMALAVQSAIEVQILPLSQVDFAALSKDGVRTLVLLRDVASVPFAYAHGLSLGELNLGNVHFGTGRRQVSPSVFLAEAELRTLQQLAEQGVRVEARAVPAEKPVELPDLSERWVKAG, from the coding sequence GTGATCACCCTGGTCCGCGTCGACAACCGCCTCATCCACGGCCAGGTCGTCGAGGCCTGGCTGCCGCACCTCAAGGTCTCCCGCGTCGTCGTCGCGGATGACGAGGCTGCCTCCAGCCCGCTCATCCGCGCCGCCATGGCGCTCGCGGTCCAGAGCGCCATCGAGGTGCAGATCCTCCCCCTCTCCCAGGTGGACTTCGCCGCCCTGTCCAAGGACGGGGTGCGCACGCTGGTGCTCCTGCGCGACGTGGCCTCGGTGCCCTTCGCGTATGCGCACGGGCTCTCCCTGGGTGAGCTGAACCTGGGCAACGTGCACTTCGGCACGGGGCGCCGGCAGGTGTCCCCCTCCGTGTTCCTGGCCGAGGCGGAGCTGCGCACGCTGCAGCAGCTGGCCGAGCAGGGCGTGCGCGTGGAGGCCCGAGCCGTCCCCGCGGAGAAGCCCGTGGAGCTGCCGGACCTCTCCGAGCGGTGGGTGAAGGCCGGGTGA
- a CDS encoding M35 family metallo-endopeptidase, which translates to MSFSSGGRLNWWMGAVASVSLLGACGAPDERAGETPTTGESARDAVAGDVAVKLSVPSQSYAAREGVSVQVTLTNVSRDTVRVLKWHTPTDGIKEDLFQVTVDGQKAEYNGRHYKWATPATTDFLRLAAGESVSYTVDLATIYDFAKTGSYSIRYDSEGHHSDEGHQGLSQLASDSLSVFVEGRQFQPPVAWGNDTVSAQALSTSSCTGSRPASTVSTAFTTAQSMTNGAVNYLNGNIGQRYTTWFGTNNATNVATIRSHFAAIKNAFDTKNVIVDCACTDSAYAYVYKNGHYRIYVCNAFWSAPMSGTDSKGGTLVHEMSHFTVVADTDDHAYGQSACRNLATSNATRARDNADSHEYFAENTPALP; encoded by the coding sequence ATGAGCTTCAGCTCAGGTGGTCGCCTCAATTGGTGGATGGGTGCAGTTGCCAGCGTGTCGCTGCTGGGTGCGTGTGGTGCGCCGGACGAGCGTGCGGGAGAAACCCCCACCACGGGCGAGAGCGCGCGTGACGCCGTCGCCGGGGATGTGGCGGTGAAGCTGTCGGTGCCGAGCCAGTCCTACGCGGCGCGCGAGGGTGTCAGCGTGCAGGTGACGCTCACCAACGTGTCGCGGGACACGGTGCGGGTGCTCAAGTGGCACACGCCGACGGACGGCATCAAGGAGGACCTGTTCCAGGTGACGGTGGACGGGCAGAAGGCGGAGTACAACGGCCGTCACTACAAGTGGGCCACGCCGGCGACGACGGACTTCCTGCGCCTGGCCGCGGGCGAGAGCGTCTCCTACACGGTGGACCTGGCCACCATCTACGACTTCGCGAAGACGGGCAGCTACAGCATCCGCTACGACTCGGAGGGCCACCACTCGGACGAGGGCCACCAGGGCCTGTCCCAGCTGGCCTCCGACAGCCTGAGCGTGTTCGTGGAGGGCCGTCAGTTCCAGCCGCCCGTCGCCTGGGGCAACGACACCGTCTCCGCGCAGGCGCTGTCCACGTCGAGTTGCACGGGCTCGCGCCCGGCCTCCACGGTGTCGACGGCGTTCACCACCGCGCAGTCGATGACGAACGGCGCCGTCAACTACCTCAACGGCAACATCGGCCAGCGCTACACCACGTGGTTCGGCACGAACAACGCGACGAACGTGGCCACCATCCGGTCGCACTTCGCGGCCATCAAGAACGCGTTCGACACGAAGAACGTCATCGTCGACTGCGCGTGCACGGACAGCGCCTACGCGTACGTCTACAAGAACGGGCACTACCGCATCTACGTGTGCAACGCCTTCTGGAGCGCGCCCATGTCCGGCACGGACTCCAAGGGCGGCACGCTGGTCCACGAGATGAGCCACTTCACCGTGGTGGCGGACACGGATGACCACGCCTACGGCCAGAGCGCGTGCCGCAACCTGGCCACGTCCAACGCCACGCGCGCCCGCGACAACGCGGACAGCCACGAGTACTTCGCGGAGAACACGCCCGCGCTGCCGTGA